From a single Pseudoliparis swirei isolate HS2019 ecotype Mariana Trench chromosome 12, NWPU_hadal_v1, whole genome shotgun sequence genomic region:
- the brf1b gene encoding BRF1 RNA polymerase III transcription initiation factor subunit b codes for MSSRVCRTCGGSDIDVDQARGSAVCTSCGSVLEDNIIVSEVQFVEGSGGVSSAVGQFVSADGPVKAPLLGSGFHTSVGKESRAQTLQGGKRQIQQLGSQLQLNQHCLDTAFNFFKMVVSKHLTRGRKTEHVIAACLYLVCRTEGTPHMLLDLSDLLQVNVYILGKTFLLLARELCINAPAIDPCLYIPRFAHRLEFGLQTHEVSMTALRLVQRMKRDWMHTGRRPSGLCGAALLVAARMHKFRRTVKDVISVVKVCQTTLRKRLTEFEDTPTSQLTIDEFMKVDLEQECDPPSFTAGQNKAKMQQLEHELARKLDEVEGEISCYKDEIETELEKSRPKLRGIYAAYSKETDPDGVHVSSLTSEPAVQEVKDPDFQAAAQHLTQDFLCEAIQEEEGRGKKEGAGPHRQAAPLAAILGSLPSVASLSLQQTFTGSEEGEDPDDERSESGDLDLQDIDDQEIDDYILDDWEVEVKTELWMKQNAEYLKEQKEKEERIRKEKEQGTYKEKPMKSKKKKQPAAALTAGEAIERMLEKKKISSKINYDVLRDLNSRGTGGVGGGSPSRATPDPPTRRRLVRRRKTSEANQDLGATTSTMGKRVRLLLSSKSKKKTSVQAENTVTMTTEASSPGLELDRSPAPVTPPPEEQQEDECVSALQLVGDYGCEEEEVF; via the exons ATGAGCTCCAGGGTGTGCAGGACCTGTGGGGGGTCCGACATAGACGTGGATCAGGCCCGGGGCAGCGCGGTGTGTACCAGCTGTGGTTCGGTTCTGGAAGATAACATCATCGTCTCGGAGGTTCAGTTCGTGGAGGGAAGCGGAGGCGTTTCCTCGGCTGTGGGACAGTTCGTGTCTGCCGACG GTCCAGTTAAGGCCCCCCTTCTTGGTTCTGGTTTTCACACCAGTGTTGGAAAAGAGTCCAGAGCCCAGACCCTGCAGGGCG GTAAGCGTCAGATCCAGCAGCTGGGCAGTCAGCTGCAGCTGAACCAGCACTGTCTGGACACGGCCTTCAACTTCTTCAAGATGGTTGTCAGTAAACACCTGACCCGAGGACGCAAGACGGAGCACGTCATCGCCGCCTGCCTCTACCTGGTGTGTCGCACCGAGGGGACGCCAC ACATGCTGCTGGACCTGAGTGACCTGCTGCAG GTGAACGTTTatattctggggaaaacctTTCTGCTGTTGGCTCGTGAGCTCTGCATCAACGCTCCCGCCATCG accCCTGTCTCTACATCCCTCGTTTTGCCCACAGGTTGGAGTTCGGGCTGCAGACCCATGAGGTGTCCATGACGGCTCTGCGTCTGGTccagaggatgaagagggacTGGATGCACACCGGCCGCCGGCCGTCGGGCCTCTGTGGGGCCG cgcTCCTGGTAGCAGCTCGGATGCACAAGTTTCGTCGTACGGTGAAGGATGTGATCAGTGTTGTGAAGGTCTGCCAGACCACTCTGAGAAAGAG ATTAACAGAGTTTGAAGACACGCCCACCAGTCAGCTGACCATTGATGAGTTCATGAAAGTCGACCTGGAGCAGGAATGTGATCCACCCTCCTTCACGGCCGGACAGAACAAAGCCAAGATGCAGCAG CTGGAACACGAGCTGGCCAGGAAACTGGATGAGGTCGAAG GAGAGATCAGCTGCTATAAAGACGAGATTGAGACGGAGCTGGAGAAGAGCCGGCCCAAACTCCGAGGGATCTACGCCGCCTACAGCAAGGAGACGG ACCCTGATGGTGTCCACGTCTCATCCTTGACCTCTGAACCCGCCGTGCAGGAGGTCAAGGACCCCGATTTCCAAGCCGCCGCCCAACACCTGACCCAGGACTTCCTGTGTGAGGCGAttcaagaggaggaggggcgggggaagaaggagggggcGGGACCTCACCGGCAGGCCGCTCCTCTGGCCGCCATCCTGGGAAGTCTGCCAAGTGTAGCCAGCCTGAGCCTCCAGCAGACCTTCACCGGCTCGGAAGAGGGCGAGGACCCGGACG ACGAGCGGTCGGAGAGCGGAGACCTGGACCTGCAGGACATCGACGACCAGGAAAtcgatgat TACATCCTGGATGattgggaggtggaggtgaagacgGAGCTGTGGATGAAGCAGAACGCAGAGTACCTCAAGGAGCAGAAAG agaaggaggagcggatcaggaaggagaaggagcagggcACCTACAAAGAGAAG CCCATGAagtccaagaagaagaagcagccggCGGCGGCGCTGACGGCGGGCGAGGCCATCGAGAGGatgctggagaagaagaagatctccAGTAAGATCAACTACGACGTCCTCAGAGACCTGAACAGCAGAGGGAcaggaggtgtgggggggggcagtccCAGCAGAGCGACCCCCGACCCCCCCACACGAAGACGACTCGTCCGCCGCCGGAAGACCAGCGAAGCAAACCAAGACCTCGgcgccaccaccagcaccatggGGAAGAG GGTCCGACTCCTGTTGTCCTCCAAATCAAAGAAGAAGACATCCGTCCAG
- the xrcc3 gene encoding DNA repair protein XRCC3 has product MDRHLMELHPRVIAAVRRARLQSFREVLSVSSPDLQRLTGLSASDVQQLLTTAATGCRRHPPVPALLLHRRPEGLRLGLGCPVLDRLLRGGLPVGGVTELSGESGAGKTQLALQLCLSVQYPTQYRGLDSGALYICTEDPFPIRRLQQLIRHQARLRADVPPALVSRLQFSDRVYIEHAADLDSLQVCLSRRAPLLLARGLVRLLVVDSVAALFRSEFQAADWLAKTKRLLTLSSTLHHLSLEFTTPVLCINQVTDVFSSSACVTGPLSSSVAPALGLAWANQVMVRLMMRRLHRTLIHGDQSSALRRLEVVFAPHLPRSGCDAGVWREGVRGASGEGSEERGGGGGSEEQWGRGQMNLTSV; this is encoded by the exons ATGGACCGGCACCTGATGGAGCTCCATCCGAGGGTCATCGCAGCCGTCAGGAGAG CCCGGCTCCAGTCCTTCAGGGAGGTCCTGAGTGTCTCCAgtccagacctgcagagactcACCGGCCTGTCGGCctcagacgtccagcagctgctcACCACGGCGGCCACCGGCTGCAGACGCCACCCTCCAGTCCCAG ccctgctgctccaccgcCGGCCGGAGGGCCTCCGGCTGGGGCTCGGCTGCCCCGTCCTGGACCGGCTGCTGAGGGGGGGGCTGCCTGTGGGGGGGGTGACCGAGCTGTCGGGAGAGAGCGGCGCAGGGAAGACCCAGCTGGCGCTGcagctctgtctgtctgtccagtACCCCACACAGTACAGAGGGCTGGATTcag GAGCGCTGTACATCTGCACTGAGGACCCGTTCCCCATCAGACGTCTGCAGCAGCTGATCCGGCATCAGGCCCGTCTGCGCGCCGACGTCCCTCCGGCCCTCGTCAGCAGACTCCAGTTCAGCGATCGCGTCTACATCGAGCACGCCGCCGACCTG GACTCGTTGCAGGTGTGTCTGTCTCGCCGCGCCCCCCTGCTGCTGGCGCGGGGGCTGGTCCggctgctggtggtggactCGGTGGCGGCTCTGTTCAGGTCTGAGTTCCAGGCTGCTGATTGGCTGGCGAAGACTAAACGGCTCCTCACCCTGTCCTCCACACTGCATCACCTGAGCCTGGAGTTCACCACACCGGTCCTGTGCATcaatcag GTGACGGATGTCTTCAGCAGCTCGGCCTGCGTTACGGG gcccctGTCCTCCAGCGTGGCCCCGGCTCTGGGGCTGGCCTGGGCCAATCAGGTGATGGTCCGGCTCATGATGCGCCGGCTCCACAGGACGCTGATCCACGGCGACCAGAGCAGCGCCCTCCGCAGGCTGGAGGTGGTGTTCGCTCCTCACCTGCCCAGAAGCGGGTGCGATGCCGGAGTGTGGAGGGAGGGGGTCAGAGGAGCGTCGGGGGAGGGATcagaggagcgggggggggggggggggtcagaggagcAGTGGGGGAGGGGTCAGATGAACCTGACTTCTGTTTAA
- the serpina10a gene encoding serpin peptidase inhibitor, clade A (alpha-1 antiproteinase, antitrypsin), member 10a: MTPCTPLSLVGLLLLSQCSSGSVEVLTQRNADFAARLYRAVSSRTDDNVFLSTFTLSAGLLALVSATNGSTQEQLLRGLGLTGLDPQTLPDLFQNLRSPVTNLRQGVAVLPAQGVVVAPSYLDLVQTKFGANVQSLAYTAPQEATDTINSWAQERTGDQVQDLVTKLDPNTQLLLATAAFYKAQFSPSFNASFTQDERFYVGRYLVVVVPMMFRAGKFFLAYDGSLKVGVLKLPMAGDAAMLVLLPDEGVDVTAVEQEVTGEKIQTWIRQLKRTKLEVQLPRFLLERSYSLRDVLQTLGIQQVFQEDAETSSLGGVRLTQVYHKSVVSVDESSDDIVTGGGASASSTLPPRLTVNRPFIFIIYQQTSGGVLSVGRVIDPSRK, encoded by the exons ATGACTCCCTGCACCCCGCTCTCattggtcggcctcctcctcctgagtcaGTGCTCCTCGGGGTCGGTGGAGGTTCTGACCCAGAGGAACGCAGACTTCGCCGCCCGGCTGTACCGAGCCGTGTCCAGCCGGACCGATGACAACGTCTTCCTCTCCACCTTCACGCTGTCTGCTGGGCTGCTGGCGCTGGTGAGCGCCACCAACGGGTCGACCCAGGAACAGCTGCTGCGGGGACTGGGCCTGACTGGACTGGACCCCCAGACCCTCCCAG ACCTGTTTCAGAACCTGAGGAGCCCCGTCACCAACCTGCGGCAGGGCGTGGCCGTCTTGCCAGCCCAAGGCGTTGTGGTGGCGCCCTCCTACCTGGACCTGGTTCAGACAAAGTTTGGGGCAAACGTTCAGAGTCTGGCCTACACGGCGCCGCAGGAAGCCACCGACACCATCAACAGCTGGGCCCAGGAACGCACGGGAGACCAGGTCCAGGATCTGGTGACCAAGCTGGACCCAAacacacagctgctgctggCCACCGCCGCCTTCTACAAGG CCCAGTTCAGTCCGTCCTTCAACGCGTCCTTCACGCAGGACGAGCGTTTCTACGTGGGCAGGTATCTCGTGGTCGTGGTTCCCATGATGTTCAGAGCCGGTAAGTTCTTCCTGGCGTACGACGGCTCGCTGAAAGTCGGCGTGTTGAAGCTGCCGATGGCGGGCGATGCCGCCATGTTGGTGCTGCTGCCGGACGAAGGCGTGGATGTCACCGCcgtggaacaggaagtgaccggaGAGAAGATCCAGACCTGGATCAGACAGCTGAAGAGGAC GAAGTTGGAGGTGCAGCTTCCTCGCTTCCTGTTGGAGCGTTCCTACTCTCTGCGCGACGTCCTGCAGACACTCGGCATCCAGCAGGTGTTCCAGGAGGACGCCGAGACCAGCAGCCTGGGCGGAGTCcgcctcacacag gtTTATCATAAATCTGTTGTGTCCGTGGACGAGAGCAGCGATGACATCGtcacaggaggcggagccagtgCGTCCTCCACTCTGCCTCCTCGACTGACCGTCAACAggcccttcatcttcatcatctaccAGCAGACGAGTGGTGGCGTGCTGTCCGTGGGCCGCGTCATCGACCCCTCCAGGAAATAA